Proteins from a genomic interval of Quercus lobata isolate SW786 chromosome 11, ValleyOak3.0 Primary Assembly, whole genome shotgun sequence:
- the LOC115969475 gene encoding uncharacterized protein LOC115969475: protein MSYTETQLGRSTVGNLPVVVDDDGDGGGEVKGGEVPRFEFRVTHEAKLKELLHKISSLEIKLCSDGVKEFIRLLKGNTGGELLHLYVRSSRNCLELLDAWKLRRGKPGLSYIIKLISAILGHPDGVYDPKDGERIAISKVLNKFARLLVEEYMVELQKELDGKEVKCQNAALLLLASIVRRQSGLASEVAKKFDFKSKTFCRLAEYKKNQKEKRVIKHSTRKAFVGFAMSFLEVGRPGLLRWVLQQKEMYSGVLRGLGNDDDETIIYVLSTLRDRVLVEESLVPPGLRSVLFGSVTLEQLVSISGRGNDESAAELAYHTLVLVCTDPCNGLMPDLKRSPSPLRGNPKRLVGLMKRLKATEVSYHRDLLLAIVSGSPFFGSAYMEEFPYNLEDFSSSTWFATISLAANLVSSVGTGGPFGFLDSLSHDPPLFDSEDVQSIMKCVCPRLFSRSVVNKGLLHSDFLVKHGTLRLLLEALKLLDSFISALNHSSYSSDQMMQGWASLKQEIQNEVRTLLPDPQVLLTLLSSLTRHPKTRESSLKRTADFEKFPERSNNNIKKLKLNDENKDMDIVVSGINSDTDFVPLGDTKRDVGSPLIDETDNGKDLISVIAEIWGLDECSEPFITPKGVEMFFQSKLFDTLKIYIRAVPTVLEGSFEFFINLLSNPLGIPTNLQCCLLSLLIEYIGFSSSSGIPTRTPPLMYKHLQPLINLLIFSPISDVKNLSYSLARAAMFSTGAFDRNIDEIGAWLLFLPGYDMGKSSVEVQELDMLQSLSPVVISFLCDAISTIGNNLFKYWEFVKHNAFHSKGAKDVSPTFSPLVICVLQKCLRLLASESGSFTLPEKSIISLYVCSTLKYLMQTQVDAGLLSALVESVLSERLGDRSVVDDSGDSFCEWRPLNNLLLFSRSISHQQTSCIFSTDRKASPIDSSFASTLDDVKQLLRAGDSGNVSGITKAFSSSIICTSPDEILKNFPSVMTISHNLLGVPMSILSSVFFLEQSLLTSISKLWPDVFFPGLETTLSIVHCEVKGDDASAVSCHSLDSQEIIYNGDLDASESAAAAFSLFLKQAPFHVLFPAIMNISGPYLLEPLKIQDMLLAKLSDSITDCHGTTYLRLVLFWIHQIQSSYRIKPLVELQQLAEICFNLVKHLLAQLLVLKSDSACSRKSGVPFSGPDIQEVVQSIFCHPAVVASLSCPLDCKEELAFEDVVGTLDMLISLSRQRVHMLDLHLLNILTTTSEYLLTLCNVQNSVPKDNKSSYKQLVGAFNALVQRLFLEAREKFDLCICTKDMMPILPTFYALHALLRFISPFELLELVQWMFNRVGMDELIVCKTSKISAPSIGFCIAAGAFKTLSGYSEQRVTKGVPYNLLWEIEEENINISIVEEIYFKVVTFALHFEPEFADTCLLEAVNVGYRQKYMQQHSIHPLSLLMSRVIMITPVEVLSHCIYKTSKTKAKLLFLLIETSSIHLSTFGHLFLGILNKDLPHQGNLMQENCGHALSDEDFMMLLPAALSYLNSIVIKFEKQHHSHFGSIPSLYSRILLNGFLHWKSFVSRDIFEEEYGELLPSSTPEFVRFVDGSLLGKSIHMLRYHLAFSGVPMKLKKRLKLFDKIFQQSTSHNDLLDCDVGEMDSHSLNQSLNHINRVVAKISFGKILLYLENSQIHSKRKEADGNLKEVPLEMVSNLDSSRMQFINNLVSIWHLVIKKFPLVTNSSAKGKSIDSSTLYKYLEVFILNCIFEITTELHDGLVQLQCVPFLEQLMRSALLYRFEDPTTLTALRGILKSLSDGKFSRALYLQLLLAHSQFARTIHSVSKASGCSPIGAFLRPMSSILRSLVIPSRKQDAFSGKQDSETTEPYTKQLEVIKLFHTLFPVKALQRGFDSEKDFGINLKELHLLLLSSYGATLSEVDLEIYNLMLEIESINRSDSVNSADMDYLWGSAALKVKKERALEQDISLDIMTDAEAVEEHRKSQFRENLLIDPKICASTVLYFPYDATASDEPLSWNKACSPIVENVERYDPVFILHFSIHSLSLGYIEPLEFAGLGLLAVAFVSLSSSDERIRKLGYEALAIFKHAMEKCQKRKDLMQLRLLLTYVQNGIEEPWQKIPSVIALFAAETSLILLDPSHDHYATIRKLLMQSSRVNLKGIPLFNNCFWSSSVNFRAERLWILRLLYVGLNLDIDAQIYTRNSIFETLLSFYVSPLSDTDSKELILQVVKKSVKLHKTARYLVERCGLFSWLSSIISFSSGRLFEDEKGFSLKQLLVVLEVANDAISSQNITEWLQKDALEQLMELCSHLYQVLIGGLTFKKGNVALVNLFLQITISTVKISQKREIYQPHFTLSVEGLYQIYQAVGVYNYAGSYPCAEVGLKAILMGTPPVDFFHMNREKLSGFLMWAISTALKSDSAQMLQLQESHSHFTISSEEEIHEDSLIPRLLRWLTAAIILGKLSWKNTDVDPKISNRFKSGTLQSLLDLIENEHDESVKNRFGCEDLLAAVIFYLQQLHGIHCQVLPSVISALCLLFSASGPAESISDIFQGHKTLVASLCLKIHCPAEANPAWIWSFYEQWKEPALELTDLQKMDELHACQTLLVIFANGLRRKPLDLQVLSPLDVERSGVYEWEKSIISASSV, encoded by the exons ATGAGTTACACAGAGACTCAGTTGGGGCGATCGACGGTGGGAAATTTGCCAG TTGTTgtagatgatgatggtgatggtggtggtgaggTTAAAGGAGGGGAAGTTCCAAGGTTTGAATTTAGAGTGACCCATGAAGCTAAACTTAAAGAACTATTGCATAAGATTAGTTCTCTTGAAATTAAGTTATGCTCTGATGGTGTAAAAGAGTTCATTAGGTTGCTAAAGGGTAATACTGGAGGTGAATTGCTTCATTTATATGTACGGAGTTCGCGTAATTGCTTGGAGCTTCTAGATGCTTGGAAGCTTCGACGAGGGAAGCCTGGATTGTCCTATATAATTAAACTGATTTCTGCTATCCTTGGTCATCCCGATGGGGTGTATGATCCCAAGGATGGGGAGAGAATAGCTATTAGTAAGGTTCTCAACAAGTTTGCAAGATTGCTTGTTGAAGAATACATGGTAGAACTTCAGAAGGAACTAGATGGTAAAGAGGTGAAGTGCCAAAATGCAGCACTTTTGCTACTGGCTTCAATTGTTAGGCGTCAGTCAGGATTGGCTTCTGAGGTGGcaaagaaatttgattttaaatctAAGACATTTTGCAGGCTAGCAGAATATAAAAAGAACCAAAAGGAGAAGAGGGTGATAAAGCATTCGACGAGGAAGGCATTTGTTGGCTTTGCAATGTCGTTTTTGGAGGTGGGGCGGCCAGGATTGTTGAGGTGGGTGCTGCAGCAGAAGGAAATGTATTCTGGTGTCCTTCGTGGGCTTgggaatgatgatgatgaaactattatttatgttttgtctaCATTACGGGATAGGGTTCTTGTGGAAGAGTCCTTGGTGCCCCCAGGTCTTCGAAGTGTTCTCTTTGGGAGTGTTACTTTGGAACAGTTGGTTAGCATTTCTGGAAGAGGGAATGATGAGTCTGCTGCAGAGTTGGCATACCATACACTGGTCCTCGTTTGCACTGATCCTTGTAATGGTTTGATGCCAGATTTGAAAAGAAGCCCAAGTCCACTGAGGGGTAATCCGAAGCGACTTGTTGGACTCATGAAGAGGCTAAAAGCAACTGAGGTTAGCTATCACAGAGACTTGCTTTTGGCTATTGTTAGTGGGAGTCCCTTTTTTGGTTCAGCCTACATGGAGGAGTTCCCCTACAACCTGGAAGATTTTTCATCATCAACCTG GTTTGCTACAATTTCTCTTGCAGCAAACTTGGTTTCCTCAGTGGGCACTGGTGGTCCCTTTGGTTTCCTCGATTCTCTGTCTCATGATCCCCCTTTGTTTGATAGCGAGGATGTGCAGAGTATCATGAAATGTGTGTGTCCTCGTCTGTTCAGCCGGTCAGTAGTTAACAAGGGGTTGCTTCACTCTGATTTTCTTGTGAAGCATGGAACTCTAAGGCTTCTTTTGGAGGCATTGAAATTGCTGGACTCCTTCATCAGTGCTTTGAATCATAGTTCTTATTCGAGTGATCAAATGATGCAGGGTTGGGCATCTCTCAAGCAAGAAATTCAGAATGAAGTCCGAACTTTGCTCCCTGATCCCCAAGTTTTACTgacccttctttcttctttgactCGCCACCCCAAGACTCGTGAATCAAGTTTAAAGAGAACAgcagattttgaaaaatttcctgaacgtagcaacaataatataaaaaagttgaaattgaATGATGAGAACAAGGACATGGATATTGTTGTAAGTGGCATAAATTCTGATACTGACTTTGTTCCGCTTGGAGACACTAAAAGAGATGTTGGTTCACCTCTAATAGATGAGACTGACAATGGCAAGGATCTTATCAGTGTTATTGCAGAAATTTGGGGTTTAGACGAATGCTCTGAGCCTTTTATCACACCAAAGGGTGTAGAGATGTTCTTTCAATCTAAACTATTTGATACTCTTAAGATTTATATT CGGGCAGTGCCTACTGTGTTGGAAGGTTCATTTGAGTTCTTCATAAATCTCCTCAGCAATCCTTTAGGCATACCAACCAATCTACAGTGTTGTCTCTTGTCTTTGCTAATAGAATACATTGGATTCTCTTCAAGCAGTGGTATTCCCACTAGAACCCCTCCATTGATGTACAAGCATCTACAGCCACTTATtaacttgttaattttttcaCCAATCAGTGATGTTAAGAATCTATCATATAGTCTAGCACGAGCTGCTATGTTTAGTACTGGTGCATTTGACAGAAACATAGATGAAATTGGAGCATGGTTACTATTTTTACCAGGGTATGACATGGGAAAATCTTCTGTTGAGGTCCAAGAATTGGATATGTTGCAGAGCCTGTCTCCAGTTGTTATCTCATTTTTATGTGATGCCATATCAACTATTGGGAATAATTTATTCAAGTATTGGGAATTTGTTAAGCATAATGCATTCCATTCGAAAGGTGCTAAAG ATGTATCACCTACTTTCAGCCCTCTTGTAATATGTGTCTTGCAGAAATGTCTAAGGTTGCTAGCTTCTGAATCTGGAAGCTTTACATTGCCTGAGAAGTCAATCATATCATTATATGTATGCAGTACACTAAAATATCTAATGCAAACTCAG GTAGATGCTGGGTTGCTATCTGCTTTGGTTGAATCAGTCTTGTCTGAGAGACTTGGTGACCGTTCTGTAGTAGATGATTCTGGGGATTCCTTCTGTGAGTGGAGGCCGTTAAATAACTTACTGCTTTTTTCACGGAGCATTTCACATCAACaaacttcatgcattttttCTACTGATAGAAAAGCTAGTCCTATTGATAGTTCTTTTGCAAGTACACTTGATGATGTTAAACAACTTTTAAGGGCTGGGGATAGTGGCAATGTATCTGGCATAACCAAGGCATTTTCTTCCTCAATTATTTGCACATCACCTGATGAGATATTGAAAAATTTTCCGTCAGTTATGACTATTTCACACAACCTTCTTGGAGTACCTATGTCAATCTTATCATCAGTATTCTTTCTTGAACAAAGTCTTCTTACCAGCATTTCTAAGTTATGGCCCGACGTGTTCTTCCCTGGTCTGGAAACAACTCTTTCTATTGTTCATTGTGAAGTCAAAGGAGATGATGCCAGTGCAGTTTCTTGTCATTCTTTGGATTCTCAGGAAATTATTTACAATGGAGATCTTGATGCAAGTGAATCTGCTGCTGCagcatttagtttatttttgaaGCAGGCACCTTTCCATGTGCTATTTCCTGCAATTATGAACATCAGTGGTCCCTACTTGCTGGAGCCCTTGAAGATACAAGACATGCTTCTGGCTAAACTATCTGACTCAATAACAGATTGCCACGGAACTACTTATCTGCGGTTGGTGCTATTCTGGATCCATCAAATACAATCATCTTATAGAATTAAACCATTAGTTGAACTCCAACAACTTGCAGAGATTTGCTTTAATCTTGTAAAGCACTTGTTAGCTCAACTATTGGTTTTGAAATCTGATTCTGCTTGTTCCAGAAAATCTGGGGTTCCTTTCTCAGGACCAGATATTCAAGAAGTGGTTCAATCCATCTTCTGTCATCCTGCAGTGGTAGCATCATTATCCTGTCCTTTGGATTGTAAAGAAGAGTTAGCATTTGAAGATGTGGTGGGCACTTTGGATATGTTGATTAGTTTATCCAGGCAGAGGGTTCATATGTTGGATCTTCATCTCTTGAATATATTAACAACAACTTCTGAGTACTTGTTGACCTTATGCAATGTCCAAAACTCTGTACCCAAAGATAATAAAAGTTCTTATAAGCAACTTGTGGGGGCCTTTAATGCCCTGGTACAGAGGCTATTTCTGGAAGCCAGGGAAAAGTTTGATCTGTGCATTTGTACTAAAGACATGATGCCCATCCTTCCGACCTTTTATGCTTTACATGCTCTCCTACGGTTTATATCCCCCTTTGAACTTCTTGAATTAGTGCAATGGATGTTTAATAGGGTTGGCATGGATGAATTGATAGTTTGCAAAACATCAAAGATATCTGCTCCCTCTATTGGATTTTGTATTGCTGCTGGTGCTTTCAAAACTCTGTCTGGTTATTCAGAGCAGCGGGTTACAAAGGGAGTACCATACAATTTGTTATGGGAAATAGAAGAAGAGAATATCAACATCAGCATAGTTGAGGAGATCTATTTTAAAGTAGTTACGTTTGCCTTGCATTTTGAACCAGAATTTGCAGATACATGCTTGCTGGAGGCTGTTAATGTTGGTTACAGACAGAAATATATGCAACAGCATAGTATTCATCCATTAAGTTTGCTAATGTCAAGGGTTATAATGATTACTCCTGTGGAAGTGCTTTCTCATTGCATTTACAAGACAAGCAAGACGAAAGCTAAATTATTGTTCCTTCTTATTGAGACAAGCTCCATACATTTGTCAACCTTTGGGCACTTATTTTTGGGTATTCTGAACAAAGATTTGCCTCACCAGGGCAATTTGATGCAAGAAAATTGTGGCCATGCTCTTTCAGATGAGGACTTTATGATGCTTCTGCCTGCTGCTTTGTCTTACCTGAACTcaattgttataaaatttgaaaagcaACACCATAGTCATTTTGGAAGCATACCTTCTTTATATTCAAGGATTCTTTTAAATGGTTTCCTTCACTGGAAGAGTTTTGTCTCTAGAGATATATTTGAGGAAGAATATGGCGAGCTTTTGCCATCATCTACCCCAGAATTTGTCAGATTTGTTGATGGTAGTCTCTTAGGAAAATCTATTCATATGTTGCGGTATCACTTAGCCTTCAGTGGAGTTCCAATGAAATTGAAGAAGCGATTGAAactatttgataaaattttccaacaatCTACTTCACACAATGATCTGCTAGATTGTGATGTTGGTGAGATGGATTCTCATTCACTTAATCAGTCATTAAACCATATAAATAGAGTTGTTGCAAAGATATCTTTTGGTAAGATTTTATTATATCTGGAAAATAGTCAGATTCATTCTAAGCGAAAGGAAGCAGATGGCAACTTGAAGGAAGTTCCTTTGGAAATGGTATCAAATTTAGACTCATCAAGAATGCAGTTTATAAACAATCTGGTCAGTATTTGGCATTTGGTGATTAAGAAATTTCCTTTAGTCACCAATAGTTCTGCAAAGGGAAAGAGCATAGACAGTTCTACCCTGTACAAATACTTGGAAGTCTTCATATTgaattgtatttttgaaataaccACAGAATTGCATGATGGTCTAGTCCAATTGCAATGTGTTCCCTTCCTGGAGCAATTGATGAGATCAGCTCTTTTATATAGGTTTGAGGACCCCACAACTCTGACAGCACTCCGAGGTATCCTAAAGTCGCTGTCTGATGGAAAATTTTCACGTGCTCTATATCTTCAGCTGCTGCTTGCCCACTCTCAATTTGCCCGTACTATTCATTCAGTCTCCAAAGCATCTGGTTGTTCTCCTATTGGTGCATTTTTAAGGCCCATGTCCAGCATTCTGAGATCACTTGTTATCCCTTCTAGGAAACAAGATGCATTTAGTGGCAAGCAAGATTCAGAAACAACTGAACCGTACACAAAGCAGTTGGAAGTTATTAAATTATTCCACACACTCTTTCCAGTCAAGGCTCTTCAACGTGGTTTTGATTCTGAAAAAGATTTTGGCATAAATTTAAAAGAGTTGCATTTGCTACTTCTGTCTTCTTATGGTGCAACACTCAGTGAAGTTGACTTGGAGATATACAATTTAATGCTTGAAATTGAGTCTATAAATAGATCAGACTCTGTGAATAGTGCTGACATGGATTACCTATGGGGAAGTGCCgctttaaaagttaaaaaagaacgGGCTCTTGAGCAGGATATATCTTTGGATATCATGACAGATGCTGAAGCAGTTGAAGAACATCGGAAAAGTCAATTTAGAGAAAACCTTTTGATTGACCCAAAAATATGTGCATCAACAGTGCTGTATTTTCCTTATGATGCTACTGCAAGTGATGAACCCTTATCCTGGAACAAG GCATGTTCTCCTATTGTTGAAAATGTAGAACGCTATGATCCTGTCTTTATCTTGCATTTTTCAATTCATAGTCTGTCGTTGGGCTATATTGAACCTTTGGAGTTTGCTGGTTTAGGCTTGCTTGCAGTTGCATTTGTTAGTCTTTCTTCATCAGATGAGAGGATAAGAAAATTGGGTTATGAGGCTCTTGCGATATTTAAGCATGCGATGGAG AAGTGCCAAAAGAGGAAGGATCTAATGCAACTTAGGCTTCTGTTGACTTATGTGCAAAATGGTATAGAAGAGCCATGGCAGAAAATCCCTTCTGTTATTGCTCTTTTTGCTGCAGAAACATCTTTGATATTGTTAGATCCTTCGCATGACCATTATGCAACCATAAGAAAGCTTTTGATGCAGTCTTCTAGGGTAAATCTGAAG GGTATACCATTGTTTAACAATTGTTTCTGGAGTAGCTCTGTGAATTTCAGAGCAGAAAGGTTGTGGATACTTCGCTTGCTATATGTAGGGCTGAATTTGGACATTGATGCTCAAATATATACGAGGAACTCCATTTTTGAGACTCTATTAAGTTTTTATGTCTCTCCTCTTTCGGATACAGATTCAAAGGAACTGATTCTTCAG GTAGTGAAGAAATCGGTCAAATTGCATAAGACGGCTCGTTATCTAGTTGAACGCTGTGGTCTGTTTTCATGGTTGTCGTCTATTATCTCATTCTCTAGTGGAAGGCTCTTTGAAGATGAAAAAGGTTTTTCCTTAAAGCAATTGCTTGTGGTATTAGAG GTTGCCAATGATGCTATTTCATCCCAAAACATTACTGAGTGGTTGCAGAAAGATGCCCTTGAGCAGCTCATGGAACTTTGTTCGCATCTGTACCAAGTGTTAATTGGTGGTTTGACATTCAAAAAGGGAAATGTTGCATTGGTTAATCTATTTTTGCAAATAACGATATCAACAGTGAAAATATCCCAGAAAAGGGAAATATACCAGCCACATTTTACTCTGTCAGTTGAGGGTTTATATCAAATATATCAGGCTGTTGGTGTATATAATTATGCGGGCTCTTACCCTTGTGCAGAGGTTGGGCTCAAAGCTATACTTATGGGTACACCTCCAGTTGATTTTTTCCACATG AATAGAGAAAAGCTTTCTGGTTTTCTTATGTGGGCAATTTCCACTGCATTGAAATCAGACTCTGCACAAATGCTTCAGCTTCAAGAATCTCATTCGCATTTCACCATTTCTTCAGAGGAAGAGATCCATGAGGATTCTTTGATACCAAGACTTTTACGATGGCTAACTGCTGCTATTATTCTTGGGAAGCTTTCTTGGAAAAATACTGATGTTGATCCCAAGATTTCAAACCGATTTAAATCAGGAACTCTGCAATCTTTATTGGATCTTATTGAAAATGAACATGATGAAAGTGTCAAAAATAGATTTGGCTGTGAGGATTTATTGGCTGCTGTCATTTTCTACCTTCAACAGCTTCATGGCATTCATTGTCAAGTGCTCCCCTCAGTTATATCTGCACTGTGTCTTCTTTTCTCTGCCTCCGGTCCTGCAG
- the LOC115969581 gene encoding uncharacterized protein LOC115969581: MDPMEEEVEENIGWGSLDDLDGEYEICICAQKLIDEVRCYTIKVPDREARPPLLYFLTRPAAPLNSLIHGVKVKDISNFTPKNLTPFSVATPKEPCSSRYFALLNNHLYAAGGYLKTPTSELGDVIGPEDYCPLNDIYMPSRFVWTLDLTCPDLGWKQLGEPMKNRRKDPQTIVVDGKLYVFGGLYGFEPILEDRSSGRGWMEVYDPILETWESLPNPPCSDIRSKFDEIVYAHLESEKDKHEIMVVDLSNSRENNMRADFLKYNVVSSRWETWLQQHWAVASSDILFGRAVVVDHTKAYWASIESMTNMNACSIYGFDLESKSWACQRLNLTPFLGDSEYFCWIMPGLLHLSDHKFCLLLSSNKRAKKTSNFLYCFVLDLSAFFHTNDQYADEPPLYVLSIQKYSLDAKIDLLDCMITNHGTQPPKKKKPKTSEEPKIIKIRACSEY, from the exons ATGGATCCTAtggaggaggaggtggaggagaatATAGGTTGGGGGAGTTTAGATGATCTTGACGGTGAATATGAGATCTGTATCTGTGCGCAAAAATTGATCGATGAAGTGAGGTGTTATACCATTAAGGTCCCAGACCGTGAAGCCCGTCCTCCTCTTTTATACTTTCTCACACGTCCAGCTGCTCCACTCAACTCGTTAATTCACGGAGTAAAGGTAAAGGATATCAGCAACTTCACCCCAAAGAATCTCACTCCGTTTTCAGTGGCCACTCCCAAGGAACCTTGCAGCTCTAGATACTTCGCACTGTTAAACAACCATCTGTATGCTGCTGGTGGCTATCTAAAGACCCCTACGTCTGAACTTGGAGATGTTATAGGCCCCGAAGACTACTGCCCTCTGAATGATATCTATATGCCCAGTAGGTTTGTCTGGACCCTTGACCTTACATGTCCTGATCTGGGATGGAAGCAGCTCGGTGAGCCCATGAAAAACCGCAGAAAAGACCCTCAGACCATTGTTGTAGACGGCAAGCTCTATGTTTTTGGCGGTTTATATGGTTTCGAACCCATACTCGAAGATCGTTCCTCCGGCCGTGGATGGATGGAGGTTTATGACCCCATTTTGGAAACCTGGGAAAGCCTACCAAACCCACCCTGCTCTGATATCAGAAGCAAATTCGATGAAATTGTTTACGCTCATTTGGAGTCGGAGAAAGACAAACACGAGATTATGGTGGTTGATCTGAGCAATAGCAGAGAAAACAACATGCGagctgattttttaaaatacaatgTTGTGTCTTCTAGATGGGAAACTTGGCTTCAGCAGCATTGGGCGGTAGCTAGCTCAGATATTCTATTTGGAAGGGCTGTAGTTGTTGATCATACTAAGGCCTATTGGGCTTCCATCGAATCTATGACGAATATGAATGCATGCTCTATCTATGGATTTGATTTAGAATCGAAATCGTGGGCTTGTCAAAGGCTCAACCTTACACCATTTTTGGGGGATTCTGAATATTTCTGTTGGATTATGCCTGGTCTTCTCCACTTATCCGATCACAAATTCTGCCTTCTGTTGAGCTCCAACAAGCGAGCCAAAAAGActtctaattttctttattgtttcgTACTTGACCTCTCTGCATTTTTTCACACCAATGATCAGTACGCAGACGAGCCTCCTCTATATGTTCTATCCATTCAGAAGTACTCACTGGATGCCAAAATAGATTTGTTGGACTGCATGATTAC CAATCATGGAACTCAAccaccaaagaagaagaaaccaaagACATCAGAGGAACCGAAGATTATTAAGATAAGGGCTTGCTCAGAGTACTAA